A genomic region of Arachis hypogaea cultivar Tifrunner chromosome 5, arahy.Tifrunner.gnm2.J5K5, whole genome shotgun sequence contains the following coding sequences:
- the LOC112802360 gene encoding uncharacterized protein, whose product MLLINTYSSLPTYSFSSNAPSPSTLAVATLGFFSTTATPSKFLRKTTSHSHIPSFGFPAARNTPFSRYVSTIRAKAGTTDYYSVLNVSRNATLQEIKASYRKLARKYHPDKRPGAEEKFKEISAAYEVLSDDEKRSLYDRFGESGLQGENGGSASASGVDPFDLFDAFFGRTDGNGMFGESDEGGMNFSFRSNRSRGLDIRHDLYLSFEESIFGVRREIEVSCFEPCNDCDGTGAKSRNCIKICTNCDGRGGEMKSQKTPFGIMSQVSTCSKCGGIGKIITDHCRRCEGSGQVKSKRTMEVVIPPGASDGDTTQIRGEGNFDSRRRISGDLFVVLHVDEKQGIWREGLHLYSKINIDFTDAILGSVKKVETVEGLRDLQIPSGVQPGDSVKLSRLGVPDMNRPSFRGDHYFIVNVRIPKNISATERVLVEQLASLRASKYDSLSSKDTGISQGKFKKFNTDPKYQDSSKRTKHVGSLWTSIQNFLRRGQSEEKFASISLDTSTSYCRFSHQNYSVLDSFVVFLIICFLASIANSKYSLFRKRTQSLIREKSENN is encoded by the exons ATGCTATTGATAAACACATATTCATCACTACCCACATATTCCTTCTCCTCCAATGCGCCATCACCTTCAACTCTTGCAGTTGCTACCTTGGGATTCTTCAGCACCACCGCCACACCTTCTAAGTTCCTCCGCAAAACAACAAGCCATAGTCACATCCCAAGTTTCGGTTTTCCCGCTGCCAGGAACACCCCTTTTTCCCGTTATGTTTCGACCATCAGAGCCAAAGCTGGAACCACCGATTACTATTCCGTCTTGAATGTTAGCCGCAATGCTACTCTTCAAGAAATCAAGGCCTCCTATAGGAAGCTAGCTCGCAAG TACCATCCAGACAAACGTCCTGGGGCAGAGGAGAAGTTCAAGGAAATAAGTGCTGCATATGAG GTCCTATCGGATGATGAGAAAAGATCTTTATATGACCGCTTTGGTGAGTCAGGTCTACAAGGAGAAAATGGAGGGTCAGCCAGTGCTTCTGGG GTTGATCCGTTTGATTTATTTGATGCATTCTTTGGCCGCACTGATGGAAATGGAATGTTTGGAGAAAGTGATGAAGGGGGCATGAACTTCAGTTTTAGAAGCAATAGAAGCCGTGGCCTTGATATTCG GCATGACCTTTATTTGAGCTttgaagaatcaatttttggagtACGGAGGGAGATTGAAGTTTCTTGTTTTGAGCCATGTAATGATTGTGATGGTACAGGAGCTAAATCAAGGAATTGCattaaaatatgtacaaattgtGATGGCAGAGGAGGAGAAATGAAAAGTCAGAAAACACCCTTTGGAATCATGTCTCAG GTTTCTACCTGCTCTAAGTGTGGTGGTATTGGCAAGATAATCACTGATCATTGTCGAAGGTGTGAAGGCAGTGGTCAGGTGAAATCTAAACGAACAATGGAAGTGGTCATTCCTCCTGGTGCCAGTGATGGAGACACAACACAAATTCGAGGGGAAGGGAATTTTGATTCAAGGAG GCGTATAAGCGGGGATCTTTTTGTGGTTCTCCATGTAGATGAAAAGCAGGGTATTTGGAGAGAGGGTCTTCATTTGTACTCAAAGATTAATATTGACTTTACAGATGCAATACTGGGATCTGTTAAAAAG GTAGAAACTGTTGAAGGCTTAAGGGATCTCCAGATTCCATCTGGGGTCCAGCCTGGAGACTCGGTAAAGTTGTCACGTTTAGGAGTTCCAGACATGAATAGACCATCTTTTCGAGGCGATCATTACTTCATTGTGAATGTTCGGATTCCTAAAAATATCAG TGCTACCGAACGCGTGCTTGTTGAACAGTTAGCCTCACTAAGAGCATCTAAATATGATTCATTGTCTTCTAAGGACACTG GGATATCCCaaggaaaattcaaaaaattcaataCGGATCCAAAATATCAAGATTCAAGCAAGCGAACTAAACATGTTGGTTCACTGTGGACATCAATTCAGAATTTCTTAAG GAGAGGACAGTCTGAAGAGAAGTTTGCATCAATTAGCTTGGATACATCGACGTCATATTGTAGATTCAGCCACCAAAATTATTCAGTCCTAGATTCCTTTGTTGTTTTCTTAATAATTTGTTTTTTAGCATCCATTGCAAACTCTAAGTATTCATTATTTAGGAAAAGAACCCAGTCCCTCATAAGAGAGAAGAGTGAGAACAATTGA